In Planctobacterium marinum, the DNA window ATGAAGACACCATACTGAATAATTTAAGCTCTATATCGCCTATTTGCAGCTGCAACGAGAGTACCGGAGCCAGGGTTGCCGCGATATCGGTGCTTGAATATTCTGAGCAACCTGAGAGCGTTTGAACTTCGTCAAACAGCGTACTTAAAAATCTATTGTCGGGGTCACCATTCACTTCTCGTTGTAGCCGAAGTAGCAAAGGATTGGCAATTTCCTGCCAATTGCTGATAAAAGGTCGGAATCCCTTTTCCGAGAAGGTGAGGCGATAGATATTGAGTTTTTCTTCGTGAAAAACTGATGGGTCAGGTAAGCCTATGAGTTTAAGCAGCGTATTGGTGGCCTGGTTAGCCATGTAAAGGTCCCAGTTTCTGTCTACCACCAGTGCGGGAAAAGGCTGGTGATGTTCCAGCATCATTTGTAGGGCATTATTGATGCTTACCATGGCTTTATCATCCAGTTCTCGCTCAGTGAAAGCCGGTGCGTAACCTGCGCTTTTCAGCAGTTGATTGCTGTCTCTGAGGGTCATGTCGAGGGCGCTTGCAAGTTGCAGAATGACCTCCATTCCCGGTCTGGAACGACCTGACTCCAAAAAGCTGATATGTCGCTGGGAGATACCTGCCTCTAGTGACAAGTCTAACTGAGATAGCTTTTTAAATTTGCGCCAACGCTTCAACATGCCAGAAAAAGCCGAATCTGTTTTTTCCTGATGGGTTTTAATTGTGGCGTTGATCATATCGATACCTCTGAGGTTGTTTCCATTTTAATTATCACAAGTAAAGGAACAATTACCTTTGAGGTAATTGCCGGTATTACCCCAAAAGCTAGACTAACAGCAAAACTCAGAAGGAGAGAACTATGAATATGCGAATCATTTTATTGGGCATGATACTGGCCGCTTTTACTGGATTCAGCCTGTGGGTGTTACTGGATGTGGGGTATTTTGGGATTTGGGCCGCCGGATTTGAATCCGCTGGGACTATGCAAATTCTGTTTGATCTGGTAATCAGTTGTCTGGTGTTTAGCTGTTGGATGTTGGCCGATGCAAAAGCCCGAAAGGTTAATCCATGGCCATGGCTACTGGCAATACTGGCCACCGGCTCAATTGCCATTTTGGTTTATCTATTGGTCAGAGAAATACAAAAGAGCAAACCAACGCGAATGGCTTAATCAATGCAAATTACTATGGGACTGGATCTGATTCAGGATTTGGTCCTTGATGAAGTAATTGATGCTCGTGTGTTGCTCAACGTATTTCAGTATTGCCATGGCAGAACGCGGTGTTGACTCGTAACCCAAGGCAAACTCTCGAAGCAAATGCGATAATTGCGGGTAGTTGCGTTCAACACTTTGTTGGTAAGGCATGCTGGAGCCATTATTGTTAGATTGTTTTGGCTCCCACTGATTCACCAGACTGAGCAGCCGGGATAGCGCATGGTGTTGGATCAGATAGAAGGCTGATAGCTTCTCGCCGTTGTTGAACCTTCTTAAGCCGATAAGCAGATTGGTTAGCAGCTCTCCCAATAACCAATCAGGATCGTCGTATTCAACAATGTCATCAAGGTCGAAGCGGGAGCTTTGAGGAACAGCCACATCAAAAATTTCGGAATGCATTGTAGTGCGCTGCCATGCGATCTCTTCAGAGGGGATGATGCCGCTTTCCAGTTCATGCTTCTCCATTACGGTAAGATCACAAAAAATACCATCGGAAAACAGAAACCGGAAATGCCCGGGACTACGGCGAAATTCAAAAGCAATATGTTGTATTTCAGCAAGCCAGGCGATGTCTCTCAAAAACAACTCCTTACAACCAGCCTCTACTAGCAGCATAAATCCGATGTCACAGTCATCCATGCGCATGGCGTGGAGCGCACCATCGCAATGAGGCAACAGCATCGCGAGCGTGTGATTTTGCGCAGCGATAGTCGCTCGGATCTGCTCCAATCGTTCCTCTATTAATTCCTGTTTTGTCATTGAATCCGCTTTTGGCCTTGTTGCTTTTTTACTTGCCATTAAAGTTTTATCCTGTTTCGGCTGAAACTGACAACATTACGCATACGTATTCATAACAATTAGTTTACAATTTGTATCTGCTGGCTTATGAATTTTTCAATGATTGATTGCCTTGCCGGGAAATTTTTTTTATGGTGACCGCGATAATTGGCTAAGGATATGAAACGATTGAAAAAACTCTTCATTGCAACCATGAGTGTTTTGCTTTTAGGGGCTTGTGTCAGTAACTACAATCAAAAACAAGATAATCGGCAGGATAACCATCAAAGTGTCGCACCTCAGGTTGTTGTTCCGGAACATATCGGTGCTCAGTACTCGCTCAATGAGGCTGATATTTTTCGCTTAACAGCTGAGCAAGAAGCTGATTTTAAAGCCTGGTTTTACGATCCAATCAGAATCGATGAACCCGTTCACGATCGGGTCTATTATTACCTGGATAAATACACCGATGGCTTCGACTATCGAGGTAACACCTACAACGCCACTCAGGCGATGACTCACAAAGCAGGAAACTGTTTGTCCCTTGCCATCATGACCACTGCTCTTGCAAAAATTGTTGGGGTTGAAGTGGGCTATCAACTAGTCAATGCGACCCCGGTGTACAAGAAACGAAATAACGTTCTGTTGCTTTCTTATCACGTGCGTACTTTTTTGTATGATCCAAGTTGGCGACCTAAAAAAGACGTGATTACTCTTATTCGCCCAAGGTTGATTGTAGATTATTTTCCCAATCGCTATGACGTTCCAGGCGATGAAATTAGTGAACAACAATTTATGGGCATGTATTACCGCAATCTGGCTGCCGATGCGTTGTTGCAAGACCAGTTGAGCGAAGCTTTTTGGTTCGCTGAAAAAGCTCTTTCACTGGCAGCTAATGATGCCGAAAACATTAATATGATGGCGGTTATTTATCGGCGGCTGCAAGAGGATGATTTGGCTGAGGCATTTTATCAATACGGAATGGCCGCGGCTGAGAATAATACCAATCTGTTGAGTAACTACGCTGTCATGTTGGAAGCGCAAAACAGACCTGAACAAGCGGAGTTAATTCGTCAAAAATTATTGGAATTTCCAGACAGTAACCCTTATGCCTGGATAAAACTAGGACATGATGCCTTCCTTGAGGGGCAGCATGGTAGAGCCATAAGTTATTATCAGCGAGCTATGGCTTTGGCCCCTTACCTTGACGAAATTTATTTCGGTTTGGCTAAAAGTTTGTATCAGCGCGGTGAGTTTACTGCCGCAGCTGAAGCGATGCGCACCGCCGCAGAGAAATCCTGGGAGCAATCCCAAAGGCAGCTTTATTACGCTAAATTGTCGGCTCTGCGGGCCCGTAAGTTCGATAAATAATTAGCGCTTATTCGACATCCGGTGGTTTATATTTAAATCAATGATGATGATGTAACTATATATAACTGTTATTTATAGTGGATATTGATAATAAAAAACGGCTTTGGTTTTCCTTTATTGACAGGATTCTTTATACTAAGAAGTTCTATTATCCGACAGTCGTTGGGATAGTCGAGCTCGCTGCCATGGAACGTTAAATGGCATGGTGCAAATGGCTATCATCTCAATAAGCACATCTGTGCGAAACAATTTATGAGGATCTTGTTGTGTTAGAAGCATATCGTAAACACGTCGAGGAACGCGCCGCTGAAGGTGTGCCCCCAAAACCACTGAACCCCGAACAAGTTGCTGATCTGGTTGAGTTACTAAAAACACCACCAGCAGGGGAAGAAGACTTTTTGTTAGAATTGATCTCCGAACGTGTTCCTCCTGGTGTTGACGAAGCCGCCTATGTTAAAGCCGGTTTCTTATCTGCGATTGTAAAAGGTGAAGCCAGTTCTCCAGTTATCTCCAAGGAAGCTGCAGTGCAGTTACTTGGTAACATGCATGGTGGTTACAACATTGCCACCTTAGTAGAACTTTTGGATGACGCTGACCTGGCTGAATTGGCTGCAGAAGAGCTGAAGCACACCTTGCTGATGTTTGACGCTTTCCACGATGTAGAAGACAAGATGAAAGCGGGTAATGCCCATGCAAAAGAAGTGATAGAGTCTTGGGCAGAGGGTGAGTGGTTCACCTCTCGTGACGATGTGCCTGAAAAGATCACCATGACAGTGTTCAAAGTAACCGGTGAAACCAATACTGACGATTTATCACCTGCACCTGATGCCTGGTCGCGTCCAGATATTCCTCTGCATGCTCGTGCCATGTACAAAATGACTCGCGATGGTTTAACGCCAGAAGAGCATGGTGAAGTTGGCCCGCTTAAACAAATCGAAGAAGTGAAGGCTAAAGGTCATCCTGTTGCTTTCGTGGGTGACGTAGTAGGCACAGGTTCTTCACGTAAGTCTGCTACTAACTCTGTTCTATGGTACTTCGGCGAAGATTTACCAGGCGTGCCTAATAAGCGCGGTGGTGGTGTTTGTATTGGTGGTAAAGTAGCGCCAATTTTCTTTAACACCATGGAAGATGCTGGTGCGTTGGTATTTGAAACTGACGTTGATAAGTTGGAAATGGGCGATGTGATCGATATCTTCCCATTAGACGGTAAAATTACCAATGCTGAGACGGGTGAGACTCTGTCTGAGTTCGGCTATAAGTCCAAAGTCATCTTGGATGAAGTTCGCGCTGGTGGCCGTATTAATCTGATCATCGGTCGTGGTTTAACAGAAAAAGCACGTGAAGCACTGGGATTAGAGGCGTCTGATTTGTTCCGCAAACCAGAGCAACCACAAGATAGCGGTAAGGGTTATACGCTAGCGCAAAAAATGGTGGGTAAAGCTTGTGGTGTGGAAGGTATCCGCCCTGGTACTTACTGTGAACCTAAAATGACCACGGTGGGCTCTCAGGATACAACTGGTCCTATGACTCGTGATGAGTTGAAAGATTTGGCTTGTCTTGGTTTTACCGCTGACTTGACCATGCAGTCGTTCTGTCACACTGCAGCTTATCCAAAGCCAGTAGACATCGATACTCAGCACACCCTGCCTGATTTCATAATGAACCGTGGCGGTGTATCTTTGCGTCCTGGTGACGGTATCATTCACAGCTGGCTAAACCGCATGTTGTTACCAGATACTGTGGGTACTGGTGGTGATTCTCACACCCGTTTCCCATTGGGTATTTCTTTCCCTGCAGGTTCTGGCCTGGTGGCTTTTGCGGCCGCAACGGGTGTAATGCCGTTGGATATGCCTGAGTCAGTTCTGGTGCGCTTTAAAGGCGAAATGCAGCCCGGTATCACCTTACGTGATCTGGTACACGCTATTCCTTTGTACGCCATCAAACAAGGTTTGCTAACGGTTGAGAAGAAAGGCAAGAAGAACATCTTCTCCGGTAACATCCTGGAGATTGAAGGTTTAGAAGACCTAACGGTTGAGCAAGCGTTTGAGTTGTCTGATGCTTCTGCGGAGCGTTCTGCGTCTGGTTGTACTATCAAGCTTTCTGAAGAGTCTATCAGCGAATATTTACGTTCTAACATTACTATGTTGCGCTGGATGATCAACGAAGG includes these proteins:
- a CDS encoding helix-turn-helix domain-containing protein — its product is MINATIKTHQEKTDSAFSGMLKRWRKFKKLSQLDLSLEAGISQRHISFLESGRSRPGMEVILQLASALDMTLRDSNQLLKSAGYAPAFTERELDDKAMVSINNALQMMLEHHQPFPALVVDRNWDLYMANQATNTLLKLIGLPDPSVFHEEKLNIYRLTFSEKGFRPFISNWQEIANPLLLRLQREVNGDPDNRFLSTLFDEVQTLSGCSEYSSTDIAATLAPVLSLQLQIGDIELKLFSMVSSFGTALDVTAAELKVETFFPGDEQTEQFFKTNGL
- a CDS encoding tetratricopeptide repeat protein, which gives rise to MKKLFIATMSVLLLGACVSNYNQKQDNRQDNHQSVAPQVVVPEHIGAQYSLNEADIFRLTAEQEADFKAWFYDPIRIDEPVHDRVYYYLDKYTDGFDYRGNTYNATQAMTHKAGNCLSLAIMTTALAKIVGVEVGYQLVNATPVYKKRNNVLLLSYHVRTFLYDPSWRPKKDVITLIRPRLIVDYFPNRYDVPGDEISEQQFMGMYYRNLAADALLQDQLSEAFWFAEKALSLAANDAENINMMAVIYRRLQEDDLAEAFYQYGMAAAENNTNLLSNYAVMLEAQNRPEQAELIRQKLLEFPDSNPYAWIKLGHDAFLEGQHGRAISYYQRAMALAPYLDEIYFGLAKSLYQRGEFTAAAEAMRTAAEKSWEQSQRQLYYAKLSALRARKFDK
- the acnB gene encoding bifunctional aconitate hydratase 2/2-methylisocitrate dehydratase, encoding MLEAYRKHVEERAAEGVPPKPLNPEQVADLVELLKTPPAGEEDFLLELISERVPPGVDEAAYVKAGFLSAIVKGEASSPVISKEAAVQLLGNMHGGYNIATLVELLDDADLAELAAEELKHTLLMFDAFHDVEDKMKAGNAHAKEVIESWAEGEWFTSRDDVPEKITMTVFKVTGETNTDDLSPAPDAWSRPDIPLHARAMYKMTRDGLTPEEHGEVGPLKQIEEVKAKGHPVAFVGDVVGTGSSRKSATNSVLWYFGEDLPGVPNKRGGGVCIGGKVAPIFFNTMEDAGALVFETDVDKLEMGDVIDIFPLDGKITNAETGETLSEFGYKSKVILDEVRAGGRINLIIGRGLTEKAREALGLEASDLFRKPEQPQDSGKGYTLAQKMVGKACGVEGIRPGTYCEPKMTTVGSQDTTGPMTRDELKDLACLGFTADLTMQSFCHTAAYPKPVDIDTQHTLPDFIMNRGGVSLRPGDGIIHSWLNRMLLPDTVGTGGDSHTRFPLGISFPAGSGLVAFAAATGVMPLDMPESVLVRFKGEMQPGITLRDLVHAIPLYAIKQGLLTVEKKGKKNIFSGNILEIEGLEDLTVEQAFELSDASAERSASGCTIKLSEESISEYLRSNITMLRWMINEGYGDPRTLERRAQKMEEWLANPELMRADDDAEYLEVIEIDLNDIKEPIVCCPNDPDDAKTLSDVAGDKVDEVFIGSCMTNIGHFRAAGKLLEQNKAPLSTRLWISPPTKMDKAQLMEEGYYNIYGRAGVRTEMPGCSLCMGNQARVEAGATVLSTSTRNFPNRLGDGANVYLTSAELAAVGAIVGKIPTAEEYMEYASKIQSMSAEVFRYLNFDQMPDFKAAEEKAKENIIPTLNLS